A single region of the Halichondria panicea chromosome 10, odHalPani1.1, whole genome shotgun sequence genome encodes:
- the LOC135342303 gene encoding eukaryotic translation initiation factor 2-alpha kinase-like isoform X2, with translation MFTSPVQYNDLHDHSQGGLVIPNRLPMVPIQSMVVAEDSSTMLVPGFGDIFVNDTTLERITTPPHLREFVRRQQERESAKRIGTFRIFTRTDDSILPSLNKQTSSSIGAKAASRLDEYVDDAKQIGEGGFGVVFHVKHKVDQADYALKIIRLSDNPKQQKKVLGEVTTLAQLNHSHIVRYFNSWMEKAPDGWREKKVWSKLKSSDSSSMEYKTDTLPTTSTNTRVVSADHEASSHTADSVVSSRDGADPPSGSSQFKILKVATLQPTLPLDPPTCLFIQTELCKRGTLHTWLHETCEEESRTKSQVLSFFKQILEALVCIHKKGFVHRDLKPSNVFFSRTEDGLKIGDFGLVRTVAMPNGAPTGVDTINHGSADSHSKGSMQAGTFLYMSPEQVKGEKCDEKSDMFALGIILFELHYYITMEARNQVLSALRKLKFPSKFEDNFLNVTRIVKLLLETNPAERPTANELTKNSSLRNLSKKVNKKQRALVPVLF, from the exons ggaggcctggtcATTCCCAATCGCCTTCCTATGGTtcctattcaatctatggttgtGGCAGAGGACTCCTCCACGATGCTAGTGCCTGGTTTCGGAGATATATTtg TCAATGATACAACTTTAGAGAGGATTACCACACCACCCCATCTTCGTGAGTTTGTCAGAAGACAGCAGGAAAGAGAATCGGCAAAGAGAATAGGTACTTTCCGCATTTTTACACGTACAGATGATTCAATTCTACCCTCATTGAATAAACAG ACTAGCAGTAGTATTGGAGCAAAGGCTGCTAGCAG ATTGGACGAATATGTTGATGATGCAAAGCAGATTGGCGAAGGAGGTTTTGGTGTGGTGTTTCATGTGAAACACAAGGTGGACCAGGCAGATTATGCACTGAAGATAATCAGGCTCTCAGATAA CCCTAAGCAGCAAAAAAAGGTGTTGGGAGAAGTTACCACCTTAGCTCAGCTGAACCACTCCCATATTGTACGCTACTTCAATTCGTGGATGGAAAAAGCTCCAGATGGGTGGAGAGAGAAAAAGGTGTGGTCTAAGCTGAAGAGTAGTGATTCATCGTCAATGGAGTACAA AACAGATACATTACCCACAACTTCCACCAACACACGTGTTGTTTCTGCTGACCATGAGGCGAGCTCTCACACTGCTGACTCAGTAGTCTCAAGTCG TGACGGTGCCGACCCTCCATCTGGCTCCTCTCAGTTCAAGATATTAAAAGTTGCTACGCTCCAACCAACGCTTCCACTTGATCCTCCAACCTGCTTGTTTATTCAGACAGAGCTCTGTAAAAGGGGCACATTGCACACCTGGCTCCATGAAACTTGTGAGGAAGAGAGCCGAACTAAGAGCCAAGTTCTGAGCTTTTTCAAACAG atcCTGGAAGCACTAGTGTGCATTCATAAGAAGGGCTTTGTACATCGAGACCTAAAGCCATCGAATGTTTTTTTCTCTCGTACTGAGGACGGTTTAAAAATTGGAGATtttggtttagtgagaacagTGGCCATGCCAAATGGAG CCCCCACAGGTGTAGACACTATCAACCACGGTTCAGCAGATAGCCACTCTAAAGGCAGTATGCAGGCTGGAACCTTTCTGTACATGAGTCCAGAGCAAGTCAAAGGAGAAAAGTGTGATGAGAAGTCAGACATGTTTGCTCTGGGCATCATCTTGTTTGAGCTCCACTATTATATTACCATGGAGGCCAGAAACCAG GTGCTGTCAGCTTTGCGCAAGCTAAAATTCCCTTCCAAATTTGAGGATAACTTTCTCAATGTGACGAGAATTGTGAAGCTCTTGCTGGAAACAAACCCTGCCGAGAGACCAACTGCTAATGAGTTAACTAAGAATAGTTCTCTTCGGAATCTCTCAAAGAAAGTGAACAAGAAGCAGAGAGCTTTGGTTCCTGTAttgt TCTGA